Proteins from one Pagrus major chromosome 1, Pma_NU_1.0 genomic window:
- the LOC140994877 gene encoding small integral membrane protein 26-like, producing the protein MTFKDVTKWNTRMSAVYAAGIWTMIGSYAYFKYTGRLDGVPVEKGEEVQEPEDPNQVVHQTPHSKTVIIYKKDFVPYTTRIYNFIKSFSSEPGSGDNTK; encoded by the exons ATGACGTTCAAAGATGTGACGAAGTGGAACACCAGGATGTCTGCAGTGTACGCTGCTGGCATCTGGACCATGATCGGTTCTTACGCCTACTTCAAATACACAGGTCGACTTGACGGAGTGCCAG tggaaaaaggagaagaggTCCAAGAGCCGGAAGATCCGAATCAAGTTGTCCACCAGACTCCTCACAGCAAAACTGTCATCATCTACAAGAAAGACTTTGTCCCTTACACCACGAGAATCTACAATTTTATCAAATCATTCAGCAGCGAACCTGGGAGTGGAGACAACACCAAATAA